The Mus musculus strain C57BL/6J chromosome 2, GRCm38.p6 C57BL/6J genome has a window encoding:
- the Cstad gene encoding CSA-conditional, T cell activation-dependent protein produces the protein MRWGLPPLLQTCLEFGAQLSHNGGSQGRDPVKHRGCTLRSWGVARYLPGEFCTGRLSQLLRQSCACLHGFQEHLLGDLAHHIVSLRAIMSWYSQWPAFQVQGQP, from the exons ATGAG GTGGGGCCTGCCTCCTCTGCTTCAGACTTGCTTGGAGTTCGGAGCTCAGCTGAGCCATAACGGAGGCTCACAAGGAAGAGATCCTGTGAAGCACAGAGGATGTACGTTAAGGAGTTGGGGTGTGGCCAGATATCTGCCTGGGGAATTCTGTACTGGAAGGCTCTCCCAGCTACTCAGGCAATCCTGTGCCTGTCTCCATGGCTTTCAGGAGCATCTCTTGGGTGACCTGGCTCACCACATAGTTTCACTGAGAGCCATCATGAGTTGGTACAGCCAGTGGCCTGCctttcaagttcaaggtcagccttag